One Saccharopolyspora erythraea NRRL 2338 genomic region harbors:
- a CDS encoding alpha/beta hydrolase has product MRKRRTPALGALLALAAVTASAAPALAAPAAGAPAPQTAVDWQPCEQNPQVQCATMRVPVDWSQPDGASITIPLARQPAADPAARIGTLVHMPGGPGGSGVAEIVGGSRFSPEVAARFDIVSFDPRGVGLPDQVKCDAGLVEQPPPLVSDDPRHFEVVRDYNKRLGESCRELTGPLLDHVDTVSVARDIDALRAALGEERISLYGISYGTQTGQAYAENFPTRVRALLLDSVFDHNLSPREFLTTQAATAEDSFAEFVRWCESEERCALHGQDVGAFFDGLYARAERGELTDPQDPSKPLTPERLTQLTVSALYEPMWEQLAERLRSFSEQTGPVAVAEPRTLPSALPMVCSDQQFRVGSAEEYAELWKAQRENAPHVRFGVGAAALHCVDFPVRSGNPPHDPDLGSAPPVLIMNALHDPATGYNWAKNVNAQIEQSTLLTYDGWGHGVYSRSECTTRAADRYLIDLRMPPEGAHCPAVPPKPLPQAATVGPW; this is encoded by the coding sequence TTGCGGAAACGACGAACGCCCGCGCTGGGGGCGCTGCTGGCACTGGCCGCGGTGACCGCGAGCGCCGCGCCCGCACTCGCCGCCCCGGCCGCCGGGGCACCAGCGCCGCAGACCGCCGTCGACTGGCAGCCCTGCGAGCAGAACCCGCAGGTCCAGTGCGCAACGATGCGGGTGCCCGTCGACTGGTCGCAGCCGGACGGGGCGAGCATCACCATTCCCCTGGCGCGCCAGCCCGCCGCCGACCCCGCCGCGCGCATCGGCACGCTGGTGCACATGCCCGGCGGCCCGGGCGGCTCGGGTGTCGCCGAGATCGTCGGCGGCTCCCGCTTCTCGCCGGAGGTCGCGGCGCGCTTCGACATCGTGAGCTTCGACCCCCGCGGCGTGGGCCTGCCCGACCAGGTCAAGTGCGATGCCGGGCTGGTCGAGCAGCCGCCGCCGCTGGTGTCCGACGACCCGCGGCACTTCGAGGTGGTGCGCGACTACAACAAGCGCCTGGGCGAGAGCTGCCGCGAGCTGACGGGCCCGCTGCTCGACCACGTCGACACGGTGAGCGTCGCCCGTGACATCGACGCGCTGCGCGCCGCGCTGGGCGAGGAGCGCATCAGCCTCTACGGGATCTCCTACGGCACGCAGACCGGCCAGGCCTACGCCGAGAACTTCCCCACGCGGGTGCGGGCGCTGCTGCTGGACAGCGTGTTCGACCACAACCTGAGCCCGCGCGAGTTCCTGACCACCCAGGCCGCGACCGCGGAGGACTCCTTCGCCGAGTTCGTCCGGTGGTGCGAGTCCGAGGAGCGCTGCGCGCTGCACGGCCAGGACGTCGGCGCCTTCTTCGACGGCCTCTACGCCCGAGCCGAGCGCGGCGAGCTGACCGATCCGCAGGACCCGTCGAAGCCGCTGACGCCCGAGCGGCTCACCCAGCTGACCGTGTCGGCCCTCTACGAACCGATGTGGGAGCAGCTCGCCGAAAGGCTCCGGAGCTTCTCGGAGCAGACCGGCCCCGTGGCGGTGGCCGAGCCGCGGACGCTGCCCTCCGCGCTGCCGATGGTGTGCTCGGACCAGCAGTTCCGCGTCGGCTCGGCCGAGGAGTACGCGGAGCTGTGGAAGGCGCAGCGCGAGAACGCCCCGCACGTCCGCTTCGGCGTCGGTGCGGCGGCGCTGCACTGCGTGGACTTCCCGGTCCGCTCCGGCAATCCGCCGCACGACCCCGACCTCGGCAGCGCGCCGCCGGTCCTGATCATGAACGCCCTGCACGACCCCGCCACCGGCTACAACTGGGCGAAGAACGTCAACGCCCAGATCGAGCAGTCCACGCTGCTCACCTACGACGGATGGGGGCACGGCGTCTACTCCCGCAGCGAATGCACCACCCGGGCCGCCGACCGGTACCTGATCGACTTGCGGATGCCGCCTGAAGGCGCGCATTGCCCGGCGGTGCCGCCGAAGCCCCTCCCGCAGGCGGCCACGGTCGGCCCGTGGTGA
- the priA gene encoding bifunctional 1-(5-phosphoribosyl)-5-((5-phosphoribosylamino)methylideneamino)imidazole-4-carboxamide isomerase/phosphoribosylanthranilate isomerase PriA, with product MSFTLLPAVDVADGQAVRLVQGAAGTETSYGDPLEAALAWQRAGAEWVHLVDLDAAFGRGSNRELLADVVAKLDVRVELSGGIRDDASLEAALATGCERVNLGTAALENPEWADRVVAEYGDRVAVGLDVRITEQGHRLAARGWTTDGGDLWEVLARLDAAGCRRYVVTDVSKDGTLQGPNVALLREVCSRTDAPVIASGGVSSVDDLVELSRLAGDGLEGSIVGKALYAGNFTLEEALAAVR from the coding sequence GTGAGTTTCACGCTGCTTCCCGCTGTTGACGTCGCCGATGGTCAGGCGGTCCGCCTCGTTCAGGGCGCGGCCGGTACCGAGACCTCCTATGGGGATCCGCTGGAGGCCGCGCTGGCCTGGCAGCGCGCGGGCGCGGAGTGGGTCCACCTGGTCGACCTCGACGCCGCCTTCGGCCGCGGCTCCAACCGCGAGCTGCTGGCCGACGTGGTCGCCAAGCTCGACGTGCGGGTCGAGCTCTCCGGCGGCATCCGCGACGACGCCTCGCTGGAGGCGGCGCTGGCCACGGGCTGCGAGCGCGTGAACCTCGGCACCGCCGCCCTGGAGAACCCCGAGTGGGCGGACCGCGTCGTCGCCGAGTACGGCGACCGCGTCGCGGTCGGACTCGACGTCCGGATCACCGAGCAGGGCCACCGGCTCGCCGCGCGCGGCTGGACCACCGACGGCGGCGACCTCTGGGAGGTCCTGGCCCGGCTCGACGCCGCGGGCTGCCGCCGCTACGTCGTGACCGACGTCAGCAAGGACGGCACCCTCCAGGGCCCGAACGTGGCTCTGCTGCGCGAGGTCTGCTCCCGCACCGACGCCCCGGTCATCGCGTCCGGCGGTGTGTCCAGTGTGGACGACCTCGTCGAGCTGTCCCGGCTGGCGGGCGACGGCCTGGAGGGCTCGATCGTGGGCAAGGCCCTCTACGCGGGCAACTTCACCCTCGAAGAGGCCCTCGCCGCGGTCCGCTGA
- the hisH gene encoding imidazole glycerol phosphate synthase subunit HisH — protein MARVVVLDYGSGNLRSAERALQRVGADVEVTSDHRAAMEADGLVVPGVGAFAACMRGLLAAGGDKIIDHRLAGDRPVLGICVGMQVLFDRGVEHGVPTDGCGQWPGVVERIEADVLPHMGWNTVTAPENTTLFAGLDADTRFYFVHSFGVRKWEMPESGSALPAPLVTWAEHGEPFVAAVENGALSATQFHPEKSGEAGAVLLRNWLGSL, from the coding sequence GTGGCACGTGTCGTCGTACTCGATTACGGATCAGGCAACCTCCGTTCGGCCGAGCGCGCTCTGCAGCGGGTCGGCGCCGACGTCGAGGTGACCTCCGACCATCGTGCCGCGATGGAGGCCGACGGGCTGGTGGTGCCCGGTGTTGGCGCGTTCGCGGCCTGCATGCGGGGCCTGCTCGCCGCCGGCGGTGACAAGATCATCGACCACCGGCTGGCCGGTGACCGTCCGGTGCTCGGTATCTGCGTCGGCATGCAGGTGCTGTTCGACCGGGGTGTCGAGCACGGCGTGCCCACCGACGGCTGCGGCCAGTGGCCGGGCGTCGTCGAGCGGATCGAGGCCGACGTCCTGCCGCACATGGGCTGGAACACCGTCACCGCGCCGGAGAACACCACACTCTTCGCAGGTCTCGACGCGGACACGCGCTTCTACTTCGTGCACTCGTTCGGGGTGCGCAAGTGGGAGATGCCGGAGTCCGGAAGCGCCCTGCCCGCGCCCCTGGTCACCTGGGCCGAACACGGCGAGCCGTTCGTCGCGGCCGTGGAGAACGGTGCGCTGTCGGCGACCCAGTTCCACCCGGAGAAGTCGGGGGAGGCGGGCGCGGTCCTGCTGCGCAACTGGCTGGGCAGCCTGTGA
- a CDS encoding transketolase family protein: MTAIAEKTTMREAFVDTVAAALDTDPRLAVVLAEISADRFTDAARRHPDRVVNVGIREQAMIGVAGGMALTGLRPVVHSITPFLVERPFEQLKLDLNHQGVGAVVVSTGASYDYPGAGRTHMAPGDVALLDTLPGWTVHVPGHPEEAAELIRSALPGDDPVYVRLSERVNAEPVARGPGWRRVREGREGVVLAVGPMLRPVLSATAGLDVTVLYTATVRPFDVTGLRHAVQGARPDVVLVEPYLAGTSAHAVGDALTDIPHRVLALGVRRDAELRAYGTAEEHEVAHGLGPSAIRAAVGSFLAGVR, encoded by the coding sequence ATGACCGCGATCGCTGAGAAGACGACCATGCGCGAGGCGTTCGTCGACACCGTCGCCGCCGCGCTCGACACCGACCCGCGGCTGGCGGTGGTGCTCGCGGAGATCTCCGCGGACCGCTTCACCGACGCCGCGCGCCGCCACCCGGACCGCGTGGTCAACGTCGGCATCCGGGAACAGGCCATGATCGGCGTGGCCGGCGGGATGGCGCTGACCGGCCTGCGACCGGTAGTGCACTCGATCACGCCGTTCCTGGTGGAACGCCCCTTCGAGCAGCTCAAGCTCGACCTCAACCACCAGGGCGTGGGGGCGGTCGTCGTGAGCACCGGCGCGTCGTACGACTACCCCGGGGCCGGGCGCACGCACATGGCCCCGGGCGACGTGGCGCTGCTGGACACGCTGCCCGGCTGGACCGTGCACGTGCCGGGGCATCCCGAGGAGGCGGCGGAGCTGATCCGGTCGGCGCTGCCCGGCGACGACCCCGTCTACGTGCGTCTCTCCGAGCGGGTCAACGCCGAACCGGTGGCGCGGGGGCCGGGCTGGCGCCGCGTGCGGGAAGGCCGGGAGGGCGTCGTCCTGGCGGTCGGCCCGATGCTGCGGCCCGTCCTCTCCGCCACCGCCGGCCTCGACGTGACGGTGCTCTACACGGCGACCGTGCGGCCATTCGACGTGACCGGCCTGCGGCACGCGGTGCAGGGCGCCCGACCGGACGTCGTCCTGGTGGAGCCCTACCTCGCGGGCACGTCGGCGCACGCGGTCGGCGACGCGCTGACCGACATCCCGCACCGCGTCCTCGCCCTGGGCGTGCGCCGCGACGCCGAACTGCGCGCGTACGGCACCGCCGAGGAGCACGAGGTCGCGCACGGGCTCGGCCCGAGCGCGATCCGCGCGGCGGTCGGCTCGTTCCTGGCGGGGGTCCGGTAG
- a CDS encoding thiamine pyrophosphate-dependent enzyme — MTITTAPGYGYADLGALMSEMTGDEKHEPAATSTLDVLWVLYDQVLAVDPRRTDDPDRDRFLLSKGHGPMAYYAVLAAKGFFDRSELRRFAEFGSVLGHHPDRMLVPGVEIGSGSLGHGLPLALGVVLGLRARGRRDPRVVVLVGDAELDEGSNHEAIAVAGRRGLGQLTAVVVDNASASYGWPGGIGERFAREGWAQRTVDGRDHEALREALTDTRPGRPLVVVAEVEPKG, encoded by the coding sequence ATGACGATCACGACCGCGCCCGGGTACGGCTACGCCGATCTCGGTGCGCTGATGAGCGAGATGACCGGCGACGAGAAGCACGAGCCCGCCGCGACATCCACCCTCGACGTCCTGTGGGTGCTCTACGACCAGGTGCTCGCGGTCGACCCGCGCCGGACCGACGACCCGGACCGCGACCGCTTCCTGCTGTCCAAGGGCCATGGTCCGATGGCCTACTACGCCGTGCTCGCCGCCAAGGGTTTCTTCGACCGCTCCGAGCTGCGCCGGTTCGCCGAGTTCGGCTCCGTGCTCGGGCACCACCCCGACCGGATGCTCGTGCCGGGAGTGGAGATCGGCAGCGGCTCGCTCGGCCACGGGCTGCCGCTGGCCCTCGGCGTGGTGCTGGGCCTGCGCGCCCGAGGCCGGCGCGACCCGCGCGTGGTGGTGCTCGTCGGCGACGCCGAGCTCGACGAGGGCAGCAACCATGAGGCCATCGCCGTCGCGGGCCGCCGCGGGCTCGGGCAGCTCACCGCCGTCGTCGTCGACAACGCCTCGGCGAGCTACGGCTGGCCGGGCGGCATCGGCGAGCGCTTCGCCCGCGAGGGCTGGGCGCAGCGCACCGTCGACGGCCGCGACCACGAGGCGCTGCGCGAGGCGCTCACCGACACCCGCCCTGGCCGCCCGCTCGTGGTGGTCGCCGAGGTCGAGCCGAAGGGATGA
- the soxR gene encoding redox-sensitive transcriptional activator SoxR, whose product MSKPPKLLTIGEVSYRSGVAQTALRFYEQRDLITATRTSGNQRRYDRTVLRRLAFIRAAQRVGLSLEQIADALSTLPADRAPGKADWSRLSRSWRDELDARIEGLQKLRDNLTGCIACGCLSLRTCALNNPDDIAMDRLGPGRTLLQPAADTR is encoded by the coding sequence GTGTCGAAACCACCGAAGCTCCTCACCATCGGCGAAGTGTCCTACCGCAGCGGTGTCGCGCAGACCGCGCTGCGCTTCTACGAGCAGCGCGACCTGATCACCGCCACCCGCACCAGCGGCAACCAGCGGCGCTACGACCGCACGGTGCTGCGCAGGCTGGCGTTCATCCGCGCCGCGCAGCGGGTCGGGCTGAGCCTGGAGCAGATCGCCGACGCGCTCTCGACGCTGCCCGCCGACCGCGCTCCCGGCAAGGCCGACTGGTCGCGGCTGTCGCGGAGCTGGCGCGACGAGCTCGACGCCCGCATCGAGGGACTGCAGAAGCTGCGCGACAACCTCACCGGCTGCATCGCCTGCGGCTGCCTGTCGCTGCGGACCTGCGCGCTGAACAACCCCGACGACATCGCCATGGACCGGCTCGGCCCGGGCCGGACGCTGCTGCAACCGGCCGCCGACACCCGCTGA
- a CDS encoding response regulator → MIRVLVVEDDPLVGEAHAAYVDRVEGFEVAGRVRTGQDALRFLEKTGVDLVLLDLGLPDIDGLQVARALRTAGNGPDVIAVTSARDLKVVRASIASGVVQYLLKPFTFAAMREKLEDYARFRASLSDDREASGQAEIDRAFSALRGTDRTPLPKGMGEETLAAVLSALREAPEGASAGAVGESAGVSRVTARRYLEYLVGNGMADRQPQYGGVGRPEMTYRWRSSSR, encoded by the coding sequence TTGATCCGGGTTCTGGTGGTCGAGGACGACCCACTGGTCGGCGAAGCCCACGCGGCCTACGTGGACCGGGTGGAGGGCTTCGAGGTCGCGGGCCGGGTCCGCACCGGCCAGGACGCGTTGCGGTTCCTGGAGAAGACCGGGGTCGACCTGGTGCTGCTCGACCTCGGGCTGCCCGACATCGACGGCCTGCAGGTCGCCCGCGCGCTGCGCACCGCGGGAAACGGCCCCGACGTCATCGCGGTGACCTCGGCGCGGGACCTGAAGGTGGTGCGCGCCTCCATCGCCAGCGGTGTCGTGCAGTACCTGCTCAAGCCGTTCACCTTCGCCGCCATGCGCGAGAAGCTCGAGGACTACGCCCGGTTCCGCGCCAGCCTCAGCGACGACCGGGAGGCCAGCGGCCAGGCCGAGATCGACCGCGCCTTCTCGGCGCTGCGCGGCACCGACCGCACCCCGCTGCCCAAGGGCATGGGGGAGGAGACGCTGGCGGCGGTCCTCTCCGCGCTGCGCGAGGCCCCGGAAGGCGCGTCGGCGGGCGCGGTCGGGGAGTCGGCCGGCGTCTCCCGCGTGACGGCGCGTCGGTACCTGGAGTACCTGGTGGGCAACGGGATGGCCGACCGGCAACCGCAGTACGGCGGCGTCGGACGGCCCGAGATGACCTACCGGTGGCGGTCCTCGTCCCGGTAG
- a CDS encoding sensor histidine kinase, producing MHVELTRNRPGRGWSLSRRLFVLQIVVVALVVLGGAALSWYDARRQAEDAATGEVVSVARAVASLPAVRAAMGRPDASAELQPLAEEVRTATGVAFVTIMTPEGIRYTHPDPTRIGRPFIGHIDQARTGLVFTETYTGSLGPSVRAVVPVFGDGGQVRGLVSVGIHMRVLTAEVQGHVTALVLVAAAALAIGGALTYLVNRRLARHTHGLTPAELSRMYEYHDAILHAVREGLLLVSPSGRVTLCNDGAAVLLSSQPSEVEGALVSELGLPEQLADDLASGHAVRDEVHLTDDRVLLVNSSAVRSGGRDLGSVVTLRDHTELQALSGELDTLHGFSESLRSQAHESANRLHAVVSLIELGRAEEAAGLATAELELAQQLTDRVVGAVSEPVLAAVLLGKSAEASERGVEVVLSEDTEIDESVRGRVDSRDLVTILGNLIDNAVEATQDAADPKVVVTARRTGAELLIRVADNGPGIDPEAAQRVFQRGWSTKDGSRGLGLALVGQSVRRYGGTVEVGDDGGAVFTVRIPAEPEAGAR from the coding sequence GTGCACGTGGAACTGACGCGGAACCGGCCCGGCCGCGGCTGGAGCCTGTCCAGGCGGCTGTTCGTGCTGCAGATCGTGGTGGTGGCCCTCGTCGTGCTCGGCGGCGCGGCGCTGTCCTGGTACGACGCGCGGCGCCAGGCCGAGGACGCCGCCACCGGCGAGGTCGTGTCGGTGGCGCGGGCCGTCGCGTCGCTGCCCGCGGTGCGCGCCGCGATGGGCCGCCCGGACGCCTCCGCCGAGCTCCAGCCGCTCGCCGAGGAGGTGCGCACCGCCACCGGCGTCGCGTTCGTGACGATCATGACGCCGGAGGGCATCCGCTACACCCATCCCGACCCCACCCGCATCGGCCGGCCGTTCATCGGCCACATCGACCAGGCCCGCACGGGGCTTGTGTTCACCGAGACCTACACCGGCTCGCTCGGTCCGTCGGTGCGCGCGGTCGTCCCGGTCTTCGGCGACGGCGGGCAGGTGCGCGGTCTGGTTTCGGTCGGCATCCACATGCGGGTGCTCACCGCCGAGGTCCAGGGCCACGTGACCGCGCTGGTGCTGGTCGCCGCGGCCGCGCTGGCCATCGGCGGGGCGCTGACCTACCTGGTCAACAGGCGGCTCGCCCGCCACACCCACGGGCTCACCCCGGCCGAGCTGAGCCGGATGTACGAGTACCACGACGCGATCCTGCACGCGGTGCGCGAAGGGCTCCTGCTCGTCTCGCCGTCCGGACGCGTCACCCTCTGCAACGACGGCGCCGCCGTTCTGCTGTCCTCGCAGCCCTCCGAAGTGGAGGGTGCGCTGGTTTCCGAACTGGGGCTGCCCGAACAGCTGGCCGACGACCTGGCCTCCGGGCACGCCGTGCGCGACGAGGTCCACCTGACCGACGACCGCGTGCTGCTGGTCAACTCATCGGCCGTGCGCAGCGGGGGCCGCGATCTCGGCAGCGTGGTGACCCTGCGGGACCACACCGAGCTCCAGGCGCTCAGCGGGGAGCTCGACACCCTGCACGGCTTCTCGGAGTCGCTGCGCTCGCAGGCCCACGAGTCGGCGAACCGGCTGCACGCCGTCGTCTCGCTTATCGAGCTGGGGCGGGCCGAGGAGGCCGCGGGCCTGGCCACCGCCGAGCTCGAGCTCGCCCAGCAGCTCACCGACCGCGTGGTGGGCGCGGTGTCGGAGCCGGTGCTGGCCGCGGTCCTGCTCGGCAAGAGCGCGGAGGCGAGCGAGCGGGGCGTGGAGGTCGTGCTCAGCGAGGACACCGAGATCGACGAGTCGGTGCGCGGCCGGGTCGACTCGCGCGACCTGGTCACCATCCTCGGCAACCTGATCGACAACGCCGTGGAGGCAACTCAGGACGCCGCCGACCCGAAGGTGGTGGTGACCGCCAGGAGGACGGGCGCAGAGCTGCTGATCCGGGTCGCCGACAACGGTCCGGGCATCGATCCGGAAGCGGCACAACGGGTTTTCCAGCGCGGCTGGTCCACGAAGGACGGATCGCGAGGGCTCGGGCTGGCCCTGGTCGGCCAGAGCGTGCGCCGCTACGGCGGCACCGTGGAGGTCGGCGACGACGGCGGTGCGGTCTTCACCGTGCGCATCCCCGCCGAACCGGAGGCGGGGGCGCGTTGA